A genomic segment from Aegilops tauschii subsp. strangulata cultivar AL8/78 chromosome 1, Aet v6.0, whole genome shotgun sequence encodes:
- the LOC109743425 gene encoding B3 domain-containing protein Os05g0481400 encodes MATAEAGSASGAGAAYEEERQKRILDNLKHLEDLGISKMAKSLIQATRQQHKTPRASPKSRKKFEATTEVRRSSRARTTVSYKDDFPELDDFVRRRRVSKSVHSGRGYTGRISSYQQQQRAFKRAEKLQDSLDPDNPSFVKTMVRSHVSSCFWLGLPSSFCKDHLPPREHKMVLEDEEGVEFDAVYIGNRTGLSGGWRGFSMHHDLEDGDSLVFELAEPDRFKIYIFKAIEDGKEAEPNDNNADVDSDSAQEVPDQTDSPVSEPPSSPEPLKGAKRRKLRGRR; translated from the exons atggcgacggcggaggcgggCAGCGCCAGCGGCGCGGGCGCCGCCTACGAGGAGGAGCGCCAGAAGCGGATCCTTGACAACCTCAAGCACCTCGAG GATTTGGGCATATCGAAGATGGCCAAGAGCCTGATCCAGGCCACGAGGCAGCAGCACAAG ACCCCTCGGGCGAGCCCAAAGTCCAGGAAGAAGTTCGAGGCCACCACTGAAGTCAGGCGCTCCTCCAGGGCCAGGACCACCGTTTCCTACAAGGACGAT TTTCCCGAACTCGATGATTTCGTGCGCCGCAGAAG GGTAAGTAAAAGTGTGCACAGTGGTAGGGGATACACCGGGAGAATTTCTTCTTATCAACAACAACAGCGTGCTTTTAAAAGAGCTGAGAAACTTCAAGATAGTCTAGACCCTGACAACCCGTCGTTTGTCAAGACCATGGTTCGATCACATGTATCCAGCTGCTTTTGGCTT GGTCTCCCTTCTAGTTTCTGCAAAGATCATCTGCCTCCCAGAGAACATAAGATGGTGTTGGAGGATGAAGAGGGTGTTGAATTTGATGCCGTATACATCGGAAATCGAACAGGTCTGAGTGGTGGATGGAGAGGCTTCTCGATGCACCACGACTTGGAAGATGGGGATTCATTGGTCTTTGAATTGGCTGAGCCTGACAGATTTAAG ATTTACATTTTTAAAGCTATCGAAGATGGAAAAGAGGCCGAGCCTAATGATAATAATGCTGATGTGGACAGTGATTCAGCCCAGGAAGTTCCTGACCAGACGGATTCACCTGTTTCTGAACCCCCTTCCAGCCCTGAACCTCTAAAAGGAGCTAAAAGAAGAAAGCTCCGTGGGCGACGGTAG